The nucleotide sequence TGAAAAGCCACAATTGGTTTTATTAGATTGGATGCTACCCGGGCGTTCAGGCGTGCAACTCATTGAATATATGAAAAAGCATGAAGAAACTGCCCAAATTCCGGTGATTATGCTCACTGCTCGTAGTGCAGAAGAAGATTGTATTACCTGCTTAAATGCAGGGGCAGATGATTATGTTATCAAGCCATTTTCTCCAAAAGTCTTAATCGCCCGTATTGAAGCCGTTTGGCGAAGAATTTACGAGCAAACCTCACAAATTATTCAATTTAATGATTTGATCTTAGATGAAAATGCAAAACGAGTGTTTTATCAGTCTGAACAAATCCAACTAAGTCATACCGAATTTAAATTACTCCACTTTTTTATGACACACCCGGAAAAAGTTTACTCTCGAGAGCAATTATTAAATCGAATTTGGGGTGATGACTTAGAAGTAGAAGACAGAACGGTAGATAGCTATATCCGCCGCTTACGCCGCAGCCTTGAACCTTACCAATGTGATAGTTATTTGCAAACGGTAAGAGGAAGTGGCTATCGTTTTTCACTGCATATTCAAGGTGAATGATGAAAAAATTACTTAACTTTTTAGCAGAATTGATTTTATCAATTACATTAGCTTTTACGTTTAGCCTATTTGCACTTGATTTTATGAGTTGGTTGGCAGTTATTGCTATTGGAGTAATTGTTTGGCATCACATCATAGAATATCGATTACTACAGCGCTTAAAGCCGCAAAATAAGAAAGAGATTGAATTACTTAATTTAGAAAATTTTTCACAAACAATGGCGGATTATCGCCAGAAAAATAAAAAAGAGAAATTTGAGAATTTACGCCTACTCTCCAAGTTAAATAAGAATATTCAGTATTTACCTGATGCGACAATTATTTGCCAAGATAATGGAGATATTCTCTGGTGTAATCAAATGGCACAAAAAATGTTTGATTTTTATTGGCACAAAAAAACGCAAAAAAATATTCTCAATGTAATTTTTTACAAACAATTTAAGCACTATTTTGTTCAGCCTAGAAAAAGCCGACCTCTGGTATTACTAACTTATAACGAACGTTATATCGAAATTCATATTCATCAATATGATCCTGAAACCTTGCTGATTATTGGACGTGATATTACAGAAATGATAAAACTGTTGCGTTCCAGGCAAACATTTTTAAGTAATATCAACCATGAATTAAGAACGCCGCTTACTGTTCTACAAGGTTATTTGGAAATTTTAGCTGATCAGCCGGTGCAAAGTTTACTGCAAGAAAAAGCTATAAAGGCAATGCAAGAGCAGAGCTTGAGAATGACGAATTTATTACAGCAACTGAATATGTTAGCGAAAATAGAAACTTCATCAAATAAAGAACATCAACTGTTTAATATGTCTATAATGATTCTTTCATTGAAAAAAGACATAGAAATTTTAAATACTTACTCGCATAAAATTACTTTTGATATTCAACCAAATATAGAAATATTCGGCAATGAACATCAGCTGCATAGTGTAGTATCTAACTTAATTTATAACTCAATTAAGCATTCGGGGCAGGAATGTCATATTGAGATTAGTTGGAAACCGTGCGAACAAGGAATGAAATTTGAGGTAAAAGATGATGGCATCGGCATTCCTGAAATCCACTTACCACATTTAACCGAACGTTTTTATCGAGTTGATGAATCTCGAAGTAAGAAAACAGGGGGCAGTGGTTTAGGGCTGGCAATTGTGAAGCACGCATTAGAGCAACACGGCTCAACACTTAACATTACCAGTAAAGAAGGTGAGGGGAGCAGTTTCTCTTTTGTACTGAAATCAGCCTGATGCTCCCATCATTGTTAGAAATTATCTTTCTTTTTGCGAAGTGCAATAAATTCGTCTAAATCGATCGCTTGCATAAACGGATTTACTTGCATTTCAAGCCCAATGGTGGTCGGTAATGTTGGTTTATTTTGCGAGCGTAAAATATCAACCTGTTCTTGATATTCTGCGAGAGTGCAATTTACGGGCAATACAGCCTCGGCAAATTTTAGATTGCTCTTAGTGTATTCGTGAGCAGGGTAGACTTTAACCGAATTAGGCAATTTTTTAAAACGTTGCAATGCTTCAAATTGCGCTCGGTAATCACCTGTGAAAACACGTCCGCAACCGCCTGAAAATAACGCATCGCCGCAAAATAGATAATCATAACCAAACAAATAACTAATATGCCCTGCGGTATGTCCTGCACTTTCAATAATTTTTACATCGTAATCAAACAGTTTAATATGTTGTTCTGGCGACACAATCACATTGGCAAATTCAGCCACTTCTTGCGGGCCATAAACTGGAAGATTCGGATAGTTTTCCATAATGCTAGTCACTCCATCTGTGTGGTCGTGATGATTATGAGTGAGCAAGATAGCGGTCAAATTTAATGCATTTTTTGTAATAAAGTCTAATACAGGCTGATGTTCTGACGGATCAACAATAATCACATCTTGTTCTTTACGAATTACCCAAATATAGTTATCGCTTAATGCCGGAATGGGAATGATCTGGAGCATAGGATTCTCCTGATGATATAGGTTAGATAAAAGGGTGGGGCGTTACCAGCGACCCTCGGCACACAGAAATTTCAACCCAGACTGCTTTCTTCCGAACCTGATCAAGTAAGCTGAACACCGTTGCGAGGAACCAATAACGCCCCATTGAATTACGCTCATTGCGTAAGGCTTTCTATTATAGATAAATTTAAAAATAAGACAAGGCAGAATTTTACAAGCGGTTATTTTCTGATAGAAATTTGCAAATTTCTATGAAAATTCGACCGCTTGTAACTTTTATACTTTTAATAATAATGCCACCGCTTCACAAGCAATGCCTTCTCCACGCCCAGTAAAGCCTAACTTTTCCGTTGTTGTGGCTTTCACATTTACTTGGGAAATATCGCATTTCAAATCATCAGCAATGGTTTGACGCATTTTATCGATATGCGGACGCATTTTGGGAGCTTGAGCGATAATGGTTACATCAACATTACCAACTTTATATCCTTGTTCTTGCACTTGGCGATAGGCTTCAATTAATAAACCTCGACTATCAGCATTTTTATATTGCATATCGGTATCCGGGAAAAGTTTGCCAATATCGCCTAATGCAACTGCACCGAGTAACGCATCAGTTAGAGCGTGAAGGGCAACATCGCCATCACTATGAGCAATAAAACCTGTGTGGTAAGGTACCTCAACGCCTGCAATAATAAGCGGTCGGTCTTCGCCAAAGGCGTGAACGTCAAAACCGTGTCCA is from Mannheimia varigena and encodes:
- the gloB gene encoding hydroxyacylglutathione hydrolase; its protein translation is MLQIIPIPALSDNYIWVIRKEQDVIIVDPSEHQPVLDFITKNALNLTAILLTHNHHDHTDGVTSIMENYPNLPVYGPQEVAEFANVIVSPEQHIKLFDYDVKIIESAGHTAGHISYLFGYDYLFCGDALFSGGCGRVFTGDYRAQFEALQRFKKLPNSVKVYPAHEYTKSNLKFAEAVLPVNCTLAEYQEQVDILRSQNKPTLPTTIGLEMQVNPFMQAIDLDEFIALRKKKDNF
- the phoB gene encoding phosphate regulon transcriptional regulator PhoB, coding for MNRRILVVEDERGIREMISLFLMQHQYDIIEAEDYQSAVKKLAEKPQLVLLDWMLPGRSGVQLIEYMKKHEETAQIPVIMLTARSAEEDCITCLNAGADDYVIKPFSPKVLIARIEAVWRRIYEQTSQIIQFNDLILDENAKRVFYQSEQIQLSHTEFKLLHFFMTHPEKVYSREQLLNRIWGDDLEVEDRTVDSYIRRLRRSLEPYQCDSYLQTVRGSGYRFSLHIQGE
- the phoR gene encoding phosphate regulon sensor histidine kinase PhoR; the encoded protein is MKKLLNFLAELILSITLAFTFSLFALDFMSWLAVIAIGVIVWHHIIEYRLLQRLKPQNKKEIELLNLENFSQTMADYRQKNKKEKFENLRLLSKLNKNIQYLPDATIICQDNGDILWCNQMAQKMFDFYWHKKTQKNILNVIFYKQFKHYFVQPRKSRPLVLLTYNERYIEIHIHQYDPETLLIIGRDITEMIKLLRSRQTFLSNINHELRTPLTVLQGYLEILADQPVQSLLQEKAIKAMQEQSLRMTNLLQQLNMLAKIETSSNKEHQLFNMSIMILSLKKDIEILNTYSHKITFDIQPNIEIFGNEHQLHSVVSNLIYNSIKHSGQECHIEISWKPCEQGMKFEVKDDGIGIPEIHLPHLTERFYRVDESRSKKTGGSGLGLAIVKHALEQHGSTLNITSKEGEGSSFSFVLKSA
- the ispF gene encoding 2-C-methyl-D-erythritol 2,4-cyclodiphosphate synthase, with protein sequence MIRIGHGFDVHAFGEDRPLIIAGVEVPYHTGFIAHSDGDVALHALTDALLGAVALGDIGKLFPDTDMQYKNADSRGLLIEAYRQVQEQGYKVGNVDVTIIAQAPKMRPHIDKMRQTIADDLKCDISQVNVKATTTEKLGFTGRGEGIACEAVALLLKV